DNA sequence from the Actinomycetota bacterium genome:
ACCGTGTTGCCGGACCCGTCCTGGACGAGCTGGTCGACGTAGTCGATGCGGTGCTCGGGCACGGCCCCGCGAAACTCGAAGACCACGCGGTCGAAGCCGGGGTGGCGCCCGGCCCGGACGTCGACGACGGTGGGGGTCTCCTGGGCGCCGGCGGGCGCGGCCGCCAGGGCGAGGACGAGGGCGGCGAGACTGCTGACAACGAGGGTCCGGACGAGCCGCATGACGATCACCTTCTCAGGAAAGCTCCTGGCCAGAGGATCCACCGGTGCGGTCACGGCACGGATGCGGGCGTGCAACCGTGCGGCGGCGCTCGCGACTCGAATTGGTCACGGGGCCGCCGGCACCGGCGTGAGCCGGCGGCCCGGGTTCGGTAGGGTGGCCGCCGACCAGGAGCTGGCCGCTACCGGGCGCCAGCCTCGACGGCGAGGAGACGTGCGTGGCCGAGACCTACGCGACCCTGGAGACCTCCAAGGGGCCCATCCGGGTCCGCCTGTTCCCCGACACCGCCCCCAAGACGGTCGAGAACTTCATCGGCCTGGCCACCGGCGGCAAGCCGTGGCGCAACCCGGCCACCGGCGCCCAGGAGCAGGGCCCCCTGTATGAGGGGACGATCTTCCACCGGGTCATCCCCAACTTCATGATCCAGGGCGGCGAACCGCTCGGGACCGGCCGTGGCGGCCCCGGCTACCAGTTCGAGGACGAGGTCGGCGGCCCCCACCGCTTCGACCGGCCGGGTTACCTGGCCATGGCCAACGCCGGCCCCAACACCAACGGCTCGCAGTTCTTCATCACCCAGGTGCCGACGCCGTGGCTCGACGGCAAGCACACCATCTTCGGCGAGGTCGTCGAGGGCATGGACGTGGTCGACGCCATGGCCGCCGTCGACCGTGACCGGAGCGACCGCCCGATCGAGGAGCTCCGCCTCGAGCGCGTGACCATCGAGCAGGCCGAGTAGCCGACGCCGGGCCCGCGCCGCCTGGTTGACGAGGGCGGCGGGCAGTGCCACCTTCGCTGCAGCAGGACTGCGGAAGGGGCACACATGCAGGCGCGGGCACAGGAGCCGGGGCTGGAGCCGGTTGTCGTCGGGGCGGTGCGGACGCCGGTGGGGAAGCGCAACGGGGCGCTGGCCGGGGTGCATGCCGTCGACCTGGGGGCGGTGGTGCTGCGGGCGCTGGTCGAGCGCAGCGAGGTCGACCCGGTGCTGGTCGACGACGTGATCATGGGCTGCGTGTCCCAGGTCGGGGAGCAGTCGCTGAACGTGGCCCGCAACGCCTGGCTGGCCGCCGGGCTGCCCGAGGAGGTCCCGGCGACCACCATCGACCGGCAGTGTGGCTCCTCCCAGCAGGCGGTCCAGTTCGCCGCCCAGGGGATCATGGCCGGCGGCTACCGGCTGGTGGTGGCCGGCGGGGTCGAGCACATGACCCGGGTGCCGATGGGCTCGACCATGAGCGGTCCCGGGGTGCCCTTCGGGCCGGCCATGCACGACCGCTACCAGGGACGCCTGGTCCCCCAGGGCATCTCGGCCGAGCTGATCACCGAGAAGTGGGGCCTGACCCGCGAGGAGCAGGACGAGTTCGCCCTCCGCTCCCACCGGCGGGCGGCCGCCGCCCAGGACGCCGGCCGCTTCGACCGTCAGCTGGTCCCGGTCGAGGTCCCCGGGCCGGACGGGGGCGAGGGCGGCGGCCCGACCTTGGTGCGGGCCGACGAGGGGGTGCGGCGGGACACCTCCATGGAGAAGCTCGCCGGGCTGAAGCCCGCCTTCCGGCCGGATGGGCAGGTGACGGCGGGGAACTCCAGCCAGATCTCGGACGGGGCGGCCGCGCTGCTGCTGGCCAGCCGGGAGACAGCCGAGCGGCTGGGGCTGCGGCCCCTGGCCCGGTTCGCGGGGTTCGCCCTTGCCGGGGTCGACCCGGTGCTGATGCTCACCGGGGTGATCCCGGCCACCGAGCGGGTGCTGCGGCAGACCGGCCTGGGCATGGACGACCTGGACGTCATCGAGATCAACGAGGCGTTCGCGAGCGTCGTCCTGTCCTGGGGCCGCGAGGTCGAGCCGAACTGGGACCGGGTGAATCCGAACGGCGGGGCCATCGCCCTCGGGCATCCCCTCGGGGCCTCCGGCGCCCGGATCATGACCGACCTGGTCGCCGAGCTGGAGCGCGGGGGCGGCCGCTACGGCCTCCAGGTGATGTGCGAGGGCGGCGGCATGGCCAACGCGACCGTGCTCGAACGGCTGGACGGGTAGGGCCCCGGTGCGGCGGAGCTGGGTACGGCTGGGGCTGCTGGCCGCGGTGGTCGTGGCCGTGGTGCTGGTCGCGCTGGGGCGGGGGGACGTGGTCGTGGCGCTGCTGCTCGGTGGGCTGGTGCTGGCCACCGGGCGGGCGGTGTTCCGGGGCTACTCGACCACCAAGGGGCCGACCGGGCCGCCGGTGGACGTCGCGGAGGAGGGGACCCTGCTCGTGTTCGCCTGCGAGACCTGCGGGGAGCAGCTGGTCCTCCTGCGCAAGGGCACCGACGCGCCGCCCCGCCACTGCGCCGAGAAGATGGTCCTGCGCCGCGTCCCCACCCCGTCGAGCGACCCGGACCCGCGGTTCAACTGAGGCTCACTCGCCGTCGGCGATGCGTTCGGCGCGGTCGCGGAGGGCGCGGAAGTCCTGGTCGCGGCGGTCGTCGCCGACCAGCTTGTCGGTGCTGGTGAAGCCCCAGCCCTGGTACCTGACGGCCACCCGGGACCAGCGCCGGCGCAGCTCGCCGCCGCAGGCCTGGCAGGGGCCGGGGGCGTCGCTGCCGAGCGGCTGGA
Encoded proteins:
- a CDS encoding peptidylprolyl isomerase encodes the protein MAETYATLETSKGPIRVRLFPDTAPKTVENFIGLATGGKPWRNPATGAQEQGPLYEGTIFHRVIPNFMIQGGEPLGTGRGGPGYQFEDEVGGPHRFDRPGYLAMANAGPNTNGSQFFITQVPTPWLDGKHTIFGEVVEGMDVVDAMAAVDRDRSDRPIEELRLERVTIEQAE
- a CDS encoding zinc ribbon domain-containing protein, which produces MPVYEYACRACGASEEHLQPLGSDAPGPCQACGGELRRRWSRVAVRYQGWGFTSTDKLVGDDRRDQDFRALRDRAERIADGE
- a CDS encoding thiolase family protein codes for the protein MQARAQEPGLEPVVVGAVRTPVGKRNGALAGVHAVDLGAVVLRALVERSEVDPVLVDDVIMGCVSQVGEQSLNVARNAWLAAGLPEEVPATTIDRQCGSSQQAVQFAAQGIMAGGYRLVVAGGVEHMTRVPMGSTMSGPGVPFGPAMHDRYQGRLVPQGISAELITEKWGLTREEQDEFALRSHRRAAAAQDAGRFDRQLVPVEVPGPDGGEGGGPTLVRADEGVRRDTSMEKLAGLKPAFRPDGQVTAGNSSQISDGAAALLLASRETAERLGLRPLARFAGFALAGVDPVLMLTGVIPATERVLRQTGLGMDDLDVIEINEAFASVVLSWGREVEPNWDRVNPNGGAIALGHPLGASGARIMTDLVAELERGGGRYGLQVMCEGGGMANATVLERLDG